Proteins from a genomic interval of Gordonia sp. SL306:
- the hpt gene encoding hypoxanthine phosphoribosyltransferase, translating into MQSPSLSGTDPYGDDIEAVLITEEQIRQRTTELAESVAARYADIDEDLVLIGVLKGAIMFMTDFARALPIPSQMEFMAVSSYGSATSSSGVVRILKDLDRDIAGRDVLIVEDIIDSGLTLSWLMKNLATRNPKSLEVCTLLRKPEAVRSPVDVADVGFDIANEFVVGYGLDYAERYRDLSYIGRLRPSVYQN; encoded by the coding sequence GTGCAGTCCCCAAGTCTCAGCGGCACAGACCCGTACGGCGACGACATCGAAGCGGTCCTCATCACCGAGGAGCAGATCCGGCAACGCACCACGGAGCTGGCCGAGTCGGTGGCCGCGCGGTACGCCGACATCGACGAGGACCTGGTCCTGATCGGCGTGCTCAAGGGCGCGATCATGTTCATGACCGACTTCGCGCGGGCGCTGCCCATCCCGTCGCAGATGGAGTTCATGGCGGTGTCGAGTTATGGCTCGGCCACCTCGTCGTCCGGTGTGGTGCGGATCCTCAAGGACCTCGACCGCGACATCGCCGGCCGCGACGTCCTGATCGTCGAGGACATCATCGACTCCGGTCTCACGCTCTCGTGGCTGATGAAGAACCTGGCCACCCGGAATCCGAAGTCGCTCGAGGTGTGCACCCTGCTGCGCAAACCGGAAGCGGTGCGTTCCCCGGTCGACGTGGCCGACGTCGGGTTCGACATCGCCAACGAGTTCGTCGTCGGGTACGGGCTGGATTACGCCGAGCGCTACCGCGATCTCTCCTACATCGGCCGGCTGCGGCCGTCGGTGTACCAGAACTGA
- a CDS encoding LysR family transcriptional regulator, with protein sequence MPTLDIAPLRSFDAVVAFSGVRRAAQALHLSQSAVTGHIRKLERELGCPLVVREGRGIALTSDGEELAGRARTILQQHDDAVRELLPPADDELLVAATEHAAEFLVPNVVAMLNELLPNHHVRLRLTRSARVRDLVEEDRADVALMLTSAARDSRMVAHLPLEWYGTVGAPTDRLVLFSPPCAVRHQAIAALRGRDFTIVRECSDLTTVVGTARRGLGVTPLPRFGAPPDGLRRVGELPHVPDVPLYMSIGPRIPERIRTALLGEVRRRIGEAGAAPMGANVDICPDSCP encoded by the coding sequence GTGCCGACCCTCGACATCGCCCCGCTGCGCAGCTTCGACGCCGTCGTCGCGTTCTCGGGTGTCCGCCGGGCCGCGCAGGCGCTGCACCTCTCGCAGTCGGCGGTCACCGGGCACATCCGCAAGCTCGAACGCGAACTCGGATGTCCACTCGTCGTCCGGGAGGGACGGGGGATCGCGCTGACGAGCGACGGTGAAGAACTCGCCGGCCGGGCGCGGACGATCCTCCAGCAGCACGACGACGCCGTGCGCGAACTGCTCCCGCCGGCCGACGACGAACTCCTGGTGGCGGCCACCGAGCACGCAGCGGAGTTCCTGGTGCCGAACGTGGTCGCGATGCTCAACGAACTGTTGCCGAATCACCATGTGCGGCTGCGTCTCACGCGCAGCGCACGAGTCCGTGATCTGGTCGAAGAGGATCGTGCCGATGTCGCGCTGATGCTCACCAGCGCGGCCCGTGACAGTCGCATGGTGGCCCACCTGCCGCTCGAGTGGTACGGGACCGTCGGTGCCCCTACCGATCGGCTCGTCCTCTTCTCGCCACCGTGCGCGGTGCGTCACCAGGCGATCGCGGCATTGCGCGGCCGGGACTTCACCATCGTCCGCGAATGCTCCGACCTGACCACCGTGGTGGGCACCGCCCGCCGAGGGCTCGGCGTCACACCACTGCCACGCTTCGGTGCGCCGCCCGACGGACTGCGCCGGGTTGGCGAGCTACCGCACGTTCCCGACGTCCCGTTGTACATGTCGATCGGGCCGCGGATTCCGGAGCGGATACGGACGGCGCTGCTCGGCGAGGTCCGGCGGCGAATCGGTGAGGCCGGCGCAGCGCCGATGGGTGCTAACGTGGACATCTGTCCAGATAGCTGTCCATAG
- a CDS encoding glycine zipper family protein, producing the protein MFTARRTDASRRHTRLHLTTLATISLATALITAFAGSVQAAPAKPAPTTYDVAVGAGSFSLTVHNGSISTNSGALVIRNSAGAEKFRMPLAYRKEYQQFPIDARTVGNTATLIPSRNVARSTPVNPVEVEGLRTIAASQVDAPRTKQERDDQALARFNQMASAGLTISSLVGITIGAVLGGIVGCAGGLPAFAVGCFPGAVLGASVGSIAGLILGGGGSVIGAAIQYFNTINSPFVPPRR; encoded by the coding sequence ATGTTCACAGCCCGGCGCACCGACGCTTCCCGGCGACACACGCGCCTCCATCTCACCACCTTGGCAACGATTTCCCTTGCAACCGCATTGATTACGGCCTTCGCCGGATCGGTACAGGCGGCACCGGCGAAACCTGCGCCAACCACCTACGACGTCGCGGTCGGAGCTGGCTCGTTCAGCCTCACCGTGCACAACGGTTCGATCAGCACCAATTCCGGTGCACTCGTCATTCGCAATTCCGCCGGCGCCGAAAAGTTCCGGATGCCGCTGGCATATCGCAAGGAATATCAGCAATTCCCCATCGATGCGAGGACCGTCGGAAATACCGCGACGCTGATACCGTCTCGAAATGTTGCGCGGTCGACGCCGGTTAATCCGGTGGAGGTGGAGGGCCTGCGAACCATCGCAGCGAGTCAGGTTGACGCTCCGCGGACCAAGCAGGAACGAGACGATCAGGCCTTGGCGCGGTTCAATCAGATGGCTTCGGCCGGTCTGACAATCTCGTCTCTCGTCGGCATCACAATTGGTGCGGTGCTAGGTGGAATTGTCGGCTGCGCAGGGGGCCTGCCAGCATTCGCAGTCGGATGTTTCCCAGGCGCGGTCCTGGGTGCATCGGTGGGTTCAATTGCTGGCCTGATCCTCGGAGGCGGCGGTTCCGTCATCGGAGCAGCCATCCAGTACTTCAACACCATCAACTCGCCGTTCGTCCCACCGCGGCGTTAG
- the folE gene encoding GTP cyclohydrolase I FolE: MTVSEHQDARVNDRNGVDGAGSGASGPNADGARSGPNSDAAGGELTTPEGRHFDQERAEAAIRELLIAVGEDPTREGLQRTPKRVANAYREMFAGLYTDPSEVLGTMFDEDHDELVLVKDIPLYSTCEHHLVSFHGVAHVGYIPGVSGQVTGLSKLARLVDLYAKRPQVQERLTSQVADAIVRRLDPRGVIVIIEAEHLCMAMRGIRKPGATTTTSAVRGLFKTSAVSRGEALDLISRT; this comes from the coding sequence ATGACGGTCAGTGAACATCAGGACGCCCGCGTGAACGATCGCAATGGTGTGGACGGCGCCGGGAGCGGAGCGAGCGGGCCGAATGCCGACGGCGCCCGGAGCGGGCCGAATTCTGACGCAGCCGGAGGCGAGCTCACGACACCCGAGGGCAGGCACTTCGATCAGGAGCGCGCCGAGGCCGCGATCCGCGAGCTGCTGATCGCGGTCGGCGAGGACCCGACCCGAGAGGGGCTGCAGCGCACGCCGAAACGCGTGGCCAACGCCTATCGGGAGATGTTCGCCGGGCTCTACACCGATCCCAGCGAGGTGCTGGGCACCATGTTCGACGAGGACCACGACGAGCTCGTCCTGGTCAAGGACATCCCGCTGTACTCGACGTGCGAGCACCATCTCGTGTCGTTCCACGGAGTGGCCCACGTCGGCTACATCCCGGGTGTCTCCGGCCAGGTCACCGGGCTGTCGAAACTCGCGCGACTGGTGGATCTGTACGCCAAACGCCCGCAGGTGCAGGAGCGGCTGACCAGTCAGGTCGCCGACGCGATCGTGCGGCGCCTGGATCCGCGCGGGGTGATCGTCATCATCGAGGCCGAGCATCTGTGCATGGCCATGCGCGGCATCCGCAAGCCGGGCGCCACCACCACCACCTCCGCGGTGCGCGGCTTGTTCAAGACGAGTGCGGTCTCCCGCGGTGAGGCCCTCGACCTGATCTCGCGGACCTGA
- the ftsH gene encoding ATP-dependent zinc metalloprotease FtsH, which translates to MNRKSVFRNLAIVALIVLALWGWSVMRDSGREYKSVDTSVALTQLNVKNTDRIDIDDREQTLRIELKNPIKVDGDDVTKISAKYPASAGEQVFDSVTTTGAPYQTNVSQQSALWQILIFILPMILLFGLFFFVMNRMQGGGKGGVMGFGKSKAKQLTKDMPKTTFSDVAGADEAVEELYEIKDFLQNPARYQALGAKIPKGVLLYGPPGTGKTLLARAVAGEAGVPFFTISGSDFVEMFVGVGASRVRDLFEQAKNNSPCIIFVDEIDAVGRQRGAGLGGGHDEREQTLNQLLVEMDGFGERSGVILIAATNRPDILDPALLRPGRFDRQIPVGNPDIAGRRAILKVHAQGKPIDSDADLDGLAKRTPGMSGADLANVVNEAALLAARENKNTITAEMLEEAVDRVIGGPRRKSRIISEQEKKTVAYHEGGHTLAAWAMPDLDPIYKVTILARGRTGGHALAVPEQDKDLMTRSEMIARLVMAMGGRAAEELVFHEPTTGASSDIDQATKIARAMVTEYGMSAKLGAVHYGQEQGDPFLGRSMGNQATYSAEIASEIDEEVRRLIEAAHTEAWAILAEYRDTLDVLATELLERETLTRKDLEKIFSGVEKRPRITTFNEFGDRTPSDKPPVKTPGELAIERGEPWPPEPVTPEPVPEPVGAGSGASGPHSGGAGTGAGQPGSGYPNPTPGQAYPPAYPPQSAPGPQQYGGGGYPGQQSGHPGQQGYPGQPTHGTRPDYGAPRDWSAPGWPPQDSAPSPGGPNGSGTNGGGSNGNGTNGSGRHGHPENPGG; encoded by the coding sequence ATGAACCGAAAGTCAGTCTTCCGCAACCTCGCCATCGTGGCGCTCATCGTGCTCGCCCTGTGGGGCTGGAGCGTGATGCGTGACTCGGGTCGTGAGTACAAGTCTGTGGACACCTCGGTCGCGTTGACCCAGCTCAACGTCAAGAACACCGACCGGATCGACATCGACGACCGCGAACAGACCCTGCGGATCGAATTGAAGAATCCGATCAAGGTCGACGGCGACGACGTCACCAAGATCAGTGCCAAGTACCCGGCGTCGGCCGGTGAGCAGGTCTTCGACTCGGTCACCACCACGGGTGCGCCCTATCAGACCAACGTCAGTCAGCAGTCGGCGCTGTGGCAGATCCTCATCTTCATCCTTCCGATGATCCTGCTGTTCGGCCTGTTCTTCTTCGTGATGAACCGCATGCAGGGCGGCGGCAAGGGCGGGGTCATGGGCTTCGGCAAGTCCAAGGCCAAGCAGCTCACCAAGGACATGCCGAAGACCACCTTCTCCGACGTCGCCGGTGCCGACGAGGCCGTCGAAGAGCTCTACGAGATCAAGGACTTCCTGCAGAACCCGGCGCGCTACCAGGCGCTGGGCGCCAAGATCCCCAAGGGCGTGCTGCTCTACGGTCCGCCCGGTACCGGTAAGACCCTGCTCGCGCGGGCCGTCGCCGGTGAGGCCGGTGTGCCGTTCTTCACCATCTCCGGCTCGGACTTCGTCGAGATGTTCGTCGGTGTCGGTGCGTCCCGGGTGCGCGATCTGTTCGAGCAGGCCAAGAACAACAGCCCCTGCATCATCTTCGTCGACGAGATCGACGCGGTCGGCCGCCAGCGCGGTGCAGGCCTCGGCGGCGGTCACGACGAGCGCGAGCAGACCCTCAACCAGTTGCTCGTGGAGATGGACGGCTTCGGTGAGCGCAGCGGCGTCATCCTGATCGCGGCGACCAACCGTCCCGACATCCTTGACCCGGCGCTGCTACGTCCCGGTCGATTCGACCGCCAGATCCCGGTCGGCAACCCCGACATCGCGGGTCGTCGCGCCATCCTCAAGGTGCACGCGCAGGGCAAGCCGATCGATTCCGATGCCGATCTCGACGGTCTGGCCAAGCGCACGCCGGGCATGTCCGGTGCCGATCTGGCCAACGTTGTCAACGAGGCCGCCTTGCTCGCGGCCCGCGAGAACAAGAACACCATCACCGCCGAGATGCTCGAAGAAGCCGTGGACCGAGTGATCGGCGGACCGCGCCGCAAGAGCCGGATCATCAGCGAACAAGAGAAGAAGACCGTCGCGTACCACGAGGGCGGGCACACCCTCGCTGCGTGGGCGATGCCCGACCTCGACCCGATCTACAAGGTCACCATCCTTGCCCGCGGGCGGACCGGCGGTCACGCGCTCGCGGTGCCGGAACAGGACAAGGACCTGATGACGCGGTCGGAGATGATCGCGCGTCTGGTGATGGCCATGGGTGGCCGGGCGGCCGAGGAACTGGTGTTCCACGAGCCGACCACGGGCGCGTCGTCGGACATCGACCAGGCCACCAAGATCGCGCGCGCGATGGTCACCGAGTACGGCATGAGTGCCAAGCTGGGCGCGGTCCACTACGGACAGGAACAGGGTGACCCCTTCCTGGGGCGTTCGATGGGCAACCAGGCCACGTACTCGGCCGAGATCGCCAGCGAGATCGACGAGGAGGTGCGCCGGCTGATCGAGGCCGCGCACACCGAGGCGTGGGCGATCCTCGCGGAGTACCGCGACACCCTCGACGTGCTGGCGACCGAACTCCTCGAGCGGGAGACGTTGACCCGCAAGGATCTCGAGAAGATCTTCTCCGGTGTCGAGAAGCGTCCGCGGATCACCACGTTCAACGAGTTCGGTGACCGTACGCCGAGTGACAAGCCGCCGGTCAAGACACCGGGCGAACTCGCGATCGAGCGGGGCGAGCCATGGCCGCCCGAGCCGGTCACCCCGGAGCCGGTGCCGGAACCGGTCGGCGCCGGGAGCGGAGCGAGCGGGCCGCATTCCGGCGGCGCCGGCACCGGTGCGGGACAGCCGGGTTCGGGGTACCCGAATCCGACTCCGGGACAGGCATATCCGCCCGCCTACCCGCCGCAGTCGGCGCCCGGTCCGCAGCAGTACGGCGGCGGAGGCTATCCGGGCCAGCAGAGCGGCCACCCGGGTCAGCAGGGCTATCCGGGTCAGCCGACCCACGGCACGCGACCCGACTACGGCGCTCCGCGCGACTGGTCGGCGCCGGGGTGGCCCCCGCAGGACTCCGCCCCCTCGCCTGGCGGTCCCAACGGATCGGGCACCAACGGTGGCGGGTCGAATGGCAACGGAACGAATGGTTCCGGCCGCCACGGACATCCCGAGAACCCCGGCGGTTGA